ACTAAATAATCTTACATTACATCGAATTAATTAACATAGTTGAGTGCATGGATAACATAATTTCAAATTAGTGAGTTTGAGTGGACGCAAAATACAGCCGCATCGCATCGGCGATCGGAATCATCAATAAATACgtaaaatgaaatcaaagtAACTAGGTAAAATTCGCAAAGCATTACAACACAGTGTTATCTTGGAATTGAAATGGAAGGGAAAGCGTTAGAGAGTAGCGTTCGATTAGGATAAAgctgaaaataaatagttaaatacgCTGACAGGCTAAGCTGGAAActgaaataaattacaataacTAAAGTAGGAGGAAACGTGTTTCGCAATACTATTCGTTTGCATTAGAACTCTCTCTGCATCTTTTCGGGCCTGGCTTGGCCCTCGGCCCGATTGGTGGGGAAGGGAATGCAGGGTGCAGATGGTGCCGGGAATCGGAGGAAAGGGTCAAGTATTATTTGAAGCGGCGCTGCGGCAAAGTCGGACTCTCGGGCGGCGTATCAccgcctgctcctcctccgatGACGATCTGCTGCAGCGAGTGCTTCTTGGTCACGCTCTTGAAGGGAGCACCCAGTTTTCGAGGGCCACGCGGCGAGGCGGAGGCCATTCCGGTGGCTGCCTCCATGGCTGCGGTAGATCCAGCGGAGGCCGAAGGCGCTATGCCCATAATGGGACCCGAGTCAATCGAGGCTTGTACCCAACCTGAAAAGGgggatataatattaatatttgtttactaATTCCCTGACAGCAAACCAGGGTTCGgaatttaacacacatgttagAAACAAGtacaattgtattttacaatGTGAGCAAAGTTTTGGACATATgtgtcaaaaataaaagtgttaaaatgtgaaaaataattgtaagcacacacagctcacttgtgttttttacacaatgtgttattaacacaacttgttttttacacactgtgtttttaacacaaatgaaaattaccaGAATATCTTAATTCCTATTTTTAACCGTTTCAAAGCATATATGAACTTTTTAAACTACAGAAAACCGGGAATTTTTCAGTTCAACATATATTTCTGACGTTTTattgtcaaaaactcattgtgttaaaaacacgtagtgtaaaaaacacgtcgtgttgaTAACACGTtgtttaaatatcaaaaataacctgtgtgtgttatttatgtttctaacatatgtaagCTACAATTTTTTGACATGTGTGTAATCAATCACTTTTTTTGAACCTAACACTTTGttatttaacatgttaataacacaagttttttacagagtgtcttattttccgaacccaGCAGCAGACTCACCTTTGACGGAGGCACGATTGTGATCGAGCAGAGCCGAAGCAAGTGGAGCTGCCGAACTGCTGGCATTGGATTCCCTAAGAGTGCCCAACGTGGACAGCGGCATGGGATTGTAGATGCGGCTGGCAAAGTCCTCAAAGGTGGTGCTCTCCTTGTAGCGTGAAGATACGCTATCCAACGACCTGTTGCGCTCCTCGTAGCTAAGGGTCATaattaaaatctatttaatgTCCAAAGATCACTATTTCCGAACTACTTACAATTGTTGGTAGAGCGGCAAGGCGGCGCGCTTCGTTCGACTGGCATTGATGGCAGTGGCCCGGATCAGGGTGGCCAGGCAGGCGCCACTCACAACGCTCTCGTTGGCCAGCGGGCCAAACCATGGAACCTCCGGCTTCCTGTTCACAGTCACCCGGAACAAGCCATTTCGCAGCGGATAGACCACAATCAACACATCGCAAAACTCGGTGGGCAGAATGTCGCGTCTGTAATCCCGATGGTGTTCGCTCCACACGATGTGAACCTCGTCGTTGCCCAGATGGCGCGTCTTCAGCAGCATGGCCTCCGAGGAGTCCGACGGCATTCGGGTGGCCACATGGTAGACCACCTCCAGAAAGGGTGTAGCATAGTAGGGAGCTGTTGCTCCGCATCCCTGACGCGGCAGTCCGCCCAGGAAACCATTGTGCGTCTCCAGATCGATCTCCCAACCCAAAGCGGAGACGAACATCTCGTAGGTGCTGCTGCCACTCGTATTCCTCAGGATGCTTCCCTTATCCTCCTGTCCGGCGGCCACATAAATCACCGCCATCTTGTGGGTTTCGCGGCACTTTTGCAGATCCACATTTCGCAACTCCCGCATAAGTTTCTCACTGCGCTGGAGCAAGTGCGTCCTGGACCGTCGCTCCCAACCGGCAAGACCCAAATGGGAGAAGAGCAGCCGGCAATACTGGAAGGGCATCTCGGTGCGGGTGGGCAGGGAATCAAAGGAGGGTGTGGCGGAGTGCAAGCTCCTCTGATCCGGCTGCTGCAACGAGGAACTGGAGCTGGCGTGTCGCAGGGCAGGCGAAGGAGCCTGCGCCGAGTGGGTCACGAATTCCTGCTCCAACAGGCGTTGATTTAGTATCACCGAAATGGCCTGCGCCTCCTGATTTCCACTCAGCGGACTGGCACTCGGGGCATTCAGCTGGCTAACAGTGGGAGCCACACACTCTGGACTGGTGTGACCAATGTAGGCCAGCATATCGTCCAGTTGATCCAGATCCGGGGCCATATCCTTGGCCAGCGGCAGCACGCCCGCCGGACGGTGACGCAAAGTGTGACGAGGCAAATCGTGCGACACCATGGAGGACACCATGGAATCCAGCGGTTGATGAATCTTTGGTGTGGTTTTTGGAGCAGCTTCCTCCGCCTTTCGCGGTTCCGAGTACAATATGGAGGCATCCCAGCAGGCCTTCCCGTTGAGATCCCGCATCAGGACCCTAACTTGCTTCTCCGCGGTGACCAAACCGGCTGTTATTCCTCCGCCGGGCAGCTTCAGCGTGGGCAGCTCAATGAAACTGGCCACCAGACCGGAGTTTAGCATAAACAGCTGCATATTCTGGGCACTAACCACCGAGGGCAGCTCCACAGAGTCGCGTCGCGTCTCCACCTGACCACCGTAGGCGGCGTTGCCAATGTCATCCTGCTCCTCGACCATGGAACTCAAGCGAGATGCGCCGATTCCCATGGGAAAGTGACCCACGTGGGTCACCAGATGCATGGACACCGCCTTCGCGCACAACTTAATGGCTGTGATGCACTTCTGGATGGTCTCGGATGTCTGATAGGTTGCCTCCGGCAGGCGTCCGTCTCCCTGAAGGTCGTCGTGTGCGATGTGCATGTCGAAATCATCGTCGGCCGTTAGTTTCACCCTCTCGTGGCGTGGAGCTCCCGAGGCAACTTGCAGGAGAACCCGGAGAACCTGCAGCACTAGAGTATCTCCCTGTTCGTTGAACGGAGCCAGCATAATGGCGGCTGGAATAGCCATGCAGAATTCACCCAGGCAGAGCATCAGCGAAGTGAGAACCACCTTGTCCGAATCCTTGGGCTTCGTTACGTTCTGAATTTCCAAAGCCTTGCAAATGGCTGTGATGATTAGCTGGGGAACCCTCTCAATGGCCGCCAGTTGCCGTCCACGTTCGGCGCACAGCTTTAGTGAATCCACAGCCACCATGGCAATCGTATGATGCTTGAACTGCAGCGCCTGGAGGAGTACCTGCAGCACTTCTTTAATCCGCGGATTGTAGACTTGCGTCTCCTTGGGATGCACGTCTTTGTGATGCGGCACCGCCTGCTGAAAGAGGTTTCCCCTTCCGGAGGACGATGAAACCGGTTGCGAGAGACGCATCAGGAGCCACTGGCCCAGTTGGGACAAAGCAATGCATCGCGCCTTGGCTGAGGGTTCCCGCCTGGCGCATCTGAGCACTATGTTCAGGATGTGATCCTGCAGGTCCGGACACTCCATAAGCTCAAACTTTTGCGGCGACGGCTGCAGCACGGGGCGTGGCAGCAGGGAGGACGGATAGCAAAGCAGTGAGCCCAAAAGGGCGGCCACTTCGGCTCGAGGAGTGCTTCTTGAGACCTCTAAAGAAGTCAACAGTATAGCACTCGCATGCACCAAGTCGAGCAGGAGTAAAGTGTGTCCCGGCAGCAGCAAACTCAGCAACCTAGGACCCTCCAAGTGCTTGAGAATGGCATAAATCAAGTCCCGATCCTCGCCGGTAAGCAGCTGATGGAGAGCATGATAAAACAGGGGCAGCTGCTGCATGCCCACGGCTCCGTGAATCGCAAGGGAGCATATCAATTGCAGGGCCCACAGTTTGCCTTTTTTAAAGGAGCGATCCAGCGAAAGAGATCCGTAGCACCAGGGCGCCACAATGCCAATGGGTGGCACTAAAGTCGGGAGCGGTGGCGTGCTCTGATTATCCGCGGATATCCCCTGATTCTGCTTGATCTTGATCAGGTTTTGCGTCATCTCCAGCAGGTGCATGAAAACTTGGGCGTGCAGTTCCGCCTTGGGAATACGATTGACATCGCCCAGGGCGCCCAGCATGCGCTTCCACATGATGGAGGTGGAGTCGGGATGCCAACCCTCCGCCGAGCCTCCTAAAATAATGCAGCGACGTCCAGAAACACTTCCCGAATTGCTGCCGTAGCTACCGGAATTTGCATCATCCAAGCTGGCATCGATTTGCAACTGCGCATCCTTGATAGATCCACCTTCAATTCCACTGCTCGCTGTGGGCGAGGGACTCCTTGAGCCCGCTCCACTCTCGTTGTCCGCCTCCTGGTAGCTGTCCGTCTCCTCTGCCTCGCCCTTTGTCCTCGCCAGTGAGTCCAGGGACATGGCTCTTCGCAGGTCCTGTGGATTCGAGCGATTCTGCTCTCCCATctgcggcggctgctgctgcagctccttGGGCTTCGGAGTGGCCGCTCGACGGCGTCGTATCCTCGAGCTCCTGGCCGCCGAAGCCAAGCTGCCTTCGCTGTAGCTCCTACTGAGCATGGGAGTCAAGGGAACGGGCCGCGATCCATGGCCAGTACCGCCCTGG
This portion of the Drosophila takahashii strain IR98-3 E-12201 chromosome 3R, DtakHiC1v2, whole genome shotgun sequence genome encodes:
- the LOC108056812 gene encoding probable Rho GTPase-activating protein CG5521 isoform X2, which produces MFTKKSHADVKKSTAKLQDCKKDSASRLRHLRMILDNVELEESKSLFETNYSHVYFILYDTFIQAEANLKQKVHKAHREELDGSLWLLEKILCLLPELLARRWQCHSLSRIMAKLLHLGNSPKLRREGVRYFLLWYQTLGENAPGYVHAMYADLIPGLIVPQKGVIGPDTEFSASDFLTHPNMKADGGMASVFHDNAFSHPVQSSEVVALLPPSSSEKSAPPDPRDGLEVLLNSMVHTAACLRWRDNRAQKDHKAFAFLLQRFMDVFLPVFSPNFDVSCSIYNPRLDLPVMRSINKKEEVMASCVVVLINWVSRFTHERLLSHRLDCTLHIEDVDHVRLQGYQQGLIVRDVFYVSRENINFVHEVYRQAFLLNFTSKPQIEAIRTAIAVYRDWMTGETPPPFLLEPNDDPPPISTAGGTPRSQRLRTPSYVGAIAGSKDQLAVRAGRQNVLQVFVTNAANVFLVNTANLNICFPTRSRTYRSTPLEEQTEICKKVLNVYRTMVMNTEMDSRTWEQLLMVLLQVTSVVLHQNHHTLPSGSNKSATLGGILGSAIFQTLIVTWIRAHTKVPVNVQLWEKFLNVLQSLTHREELIVEWNKTIQTLTRVFSRYTYGINLLDLPLDRVAESRAEKRRRIGSVWQGSGSASGANGGSSASAAISQSRQRESLAESSSSRSEETSSQVPLANHPRPHHQHTQSQGGTGHGSRPVPLTPMLSRSYSEGSLASAARSSRIRRRRAATPKPKELQQQPPQMGEQNRSNPQDLRRAMSLDSLARTKGEAEETDSYQEADNESGAGSRSPSPTASSGIEGGSIKDAQLQIDASLDDANSGSYGSNSGSVSGRRCIILGGSAEGWHPDSTSIMWKRMLGALGDVNRIPKAELHAQVFMHLLEMTQNLIKIKQNQGISADNQSTPPLPTLVPPIGIVAPWCYGSLSLDRSFKKGKLWALQLICSLAIHGAVGMQQLPLFYHALHQLLTGEDRDLIYAILKHLEGPRLLSLLLPGHTLLLLDLVHASAILLTSLEVSRSTPRAEVAALLGSLLCYPSSLLPRPVLQPSPQKFELMECPDLQDHILNIVLRCARREPSAKARCIALSQLGQWLLMRLSQPVSSSSGRGNLFQQAVPHHKDVHPKETQVYNPRIKEVLQVLLQALQFKHHTIAMVAVDSLKLCAERGRQLAAIERVPQLIITAICKALEIQNVTKPKDSDKVVLTSLMLCLGEFCMAIPAAIMLAPFNEQGDTLVLQVLRVLLQVASGAPRHERVKLTADDDFDMHIAHDDLQGDGRLPEATYQTSETIQKCITAIKLCAKAVSMHLVTHVGHFPMGIGASRLSSMVEEQDDIGNAAYGGQVETRRDSVELPSVVSAQNMQLFMLNSGLVASFIELPTLKLPGGGITAGLVTAEKQVRVLMRDLNGKACWDASILYSEPRKAEEAAPKTTPKIHQPLDSMVSSMVSHDLPRHTLRHRPAGVLPLAKDMAPDLDQLDDMLAYIGHTSPECVAPTVSQLNAPSASPLSGNQEAQAISVILNQRLLEQEFVTHSAQAPSPALRHASSSSSLQQPDQRSLHSATPSFDSLPTRTEMPFQYCRLLFSHLGLAGWERRSRTHLLQRSEKLMRELRNVDLQKCRETHKMAVIYVAAGQEDKGSILRNTSGSSTYEMFVSALGWEIDLETHNGFLGGLPRQGCGATAPYYATPFLEVVYHVATRMPSDSSEAMLLKTRHLGNDEVHIVWSEHHRDYRRDILPTEFCDVLIVVYPLRNGLFRVTVNRKPEVPWFGPLANESVVSGACLATLIRATAINASRTKRAALPLYQQFYEERNRSLDSVSSRYKESTTFEDFASRIYNPMPLSTLGTLRESNASSSAAPLASALLDHNRASVKGWVQASIDSGPIMGIAPSASAGSTAAMEAATGMASASPRGPRKLGAPFKSVTKKHSLQQIVIGGGAGGDTPPESPTLPQRRFK
- the LOC108056812 gene encoding probable Rho GTPase-activating protein CG5521 isoform X1; the encoded protein is MFTKKSHADVKKSTAKLQDCKKDSASRLRHLRMILDNVELEESKSLFETNYSHVYFILYDTFIQAEANLKQKELPFHIVHKAHREELDGSLWLLEKILCLLPELLARRWQCHSLSRIMAKLLHLGNSPKLRREGVRYFLLWYQTLGENAPGYVHAMYADLIPGLIVPQKGVIGPDTEFSASDFLTHPNMKADGGMASVFHDNAFSHPVQSSEVVALLPPSSSEKSAPPDPRDGLEVLLNSMVHTAACLRWRDNRAQKDHKAFAFLLQRFMDVFLPVFSPNFDVSCSIYNPRLDLPVMRSINKKEEVMASCVVVLINWVSRFTHERLLSHRLDCTLHIEDVDHVRLQGYQQGLIVRDVFYVSRENINFVHEVYRQAFLLNFTSKPQIEAIRTAIAVYRDWMTGETPPPFLLEPNDDPPPISTAGGTPRSQRLRTPSYVGAIAGSKDQLAVRAGRQNVLQVFVTNAANVFLVNTANLNICFPTRSRTYRSTPLEEQTEICKKVLNVYRTMVMNTEMDSRTWEQLLMVLLQVTSVVLHQNHHTLPSGSNKSATLGGILGSAIFQTLIVTWIRAHTKVPVNVQLWEKFLNVLQSLTHREELIVEWNKTIQTLTRVFSRYTYGINLLDLPLDRVAESRAEKRRRIGSVWQGSGSASGANGGSSASAAISQSRQRESLAESSSSRSEETSSQVPLANHPRPHHQHTQSQGGTGHGSRPVPLTPMLSRSYSEGSLASAARSSRIRRRRAATPKPKELQQQPPQMGEQNRSNPQDLRRAMSLDSLARTKGEAEETDSYQEADNESGAGSRSPSPTASSGIEGGSIKDAQLQIDASLDDANSGSYGSNSGSVSGRRCIILGGSAEGWHPDSTSIMWKRMLGALGDVNRIPKAELHAQVFMHLLEMTQNLIKIKQNQGISADNQSTPPLPTLVPPIGIVAPWCYGSLSLDRSFKKGKLWALQLICSLAIHGAVGMQQLPLFYHALHQLLTGEDRDLIYAILKHLEGPRLLSLLLPGHTLLLLDLVHASAILLTSLEVSRSTPRAEVAALLGSLLCYPSSLLPRPVLQPSPQKFELMECPDLQDHILNIVLRCARREPSAKARCIALSQLGQWLLMRLSQPVSSSSGRGNLFQQAVPHHKDVHPKETQVYNPRIKEVLQVLLQALQFKHHTIAMVAVDSLKLCAERGRQLAAIERVPQLIITAICKALEIQNVTKPKDSDKVVLTSLMLCLGEFCMAIPAAIMLAPFNEQGDTLVLQVLRVLLQVASGAPRHERVKLTADDDFDMHIAHDDLQGDGRLPEATYQTSETIQKCITAIKLCAKAVSMHLVTHVGHFPMGIGASRLSSMVEEQDDIGNAAYGGQVETRRDSVELPSVVSAQNMQLFMLNSGLVASFIELPTLKLPGGGITAGLVTAEKQVRVLMRDLNGKACWDASILYSEPRKAEEAAPKTTPKIHQPLDSMVSSMVSHDLPRHTLRHRPAGVLPLAKDMAPDLDQLDDMLAYIGHTSPECVAPTVSQLNAPSASPLSGNQEAQAISVILNQRLLEQEFVTHSAQAPSPALRHASSSSSLQQPDQRSLHSATPSFDSLPTRTEMPFQYCRLLFSHLGLAGWERRSRTHLLQRSEKLMRELRNVDLQKCRETHKMAVIYVAAGQEDKGSILRNTSGSSTYEMFVSALGWEIDLETHNGFLGGLPRQGCGATAPYYATPFLEVVYHVATRMPSDSSEAMLLKTRHLGNDEVHIVWSEHHRDYRRDILPTEFCDVLIVVYPLRNGLFRVTVNRKPEVPWFGPLANESVVSGACLATLIRATAINASRTKRAALPLYQQFYEERNRSLDSVSSRYKESTTFEDFASRIYNPMPLSTLGTLRESNASSSAAPLASALLDHNRASVKGWVQASIDSGPIMGIAPSASAGSTAAMEAATGMASASPRGPRKLGAPFKSVTKKHSLQQIVIGGGAGGDTPPESPTLPQRRFK